One Deinococcus seoulensis DNA window includes the following coding sequences:
- a CDS encoding four helix bundle protein yields the protein MAEGRRQNSALSAAGFFPFEDLEVYHLSVEFAAGIYALTRHLPAEERFGLTNQIRRAATSITLNIAEGRGRGTDRDFARFLTQARGSLYEVISGLHLSTRLEFIAATDTTQLNEQGRVLAAKLTALINKLGAT from the coding sequence ATGGCAGAAGGCAGAAGGCAAAACTCAGCTCTCAGCGCGGCGGGATTCTTCCCGTTCGAGGACCTTGAGGTCTACCACCTCTCGGTGGAGTTCGCTGCGGGAATCTACGCCCTGACCCGCCATCTGCCTGCCGAGGAACGGTTCGGGCTGACCAACCAGATCCGGCGTGCGGCCACGTCCATCACGCTCAACATCGCTGAAGGACGCGGCCGGGGAACGGACCGGGATTTCGCCCGGTTCCTGACCCAGGCACGCGGCTCGCTCTACGAGGTCATCAGCGGTCTCCACCTGTCCACCCGACTGGAATTCATCGCCGCGACGGACACCACCCAGCTCAACGAGCAGGGACGCGTGCTTGCCGCCAAACTCACGGCCCTGATCAATAAGCTGGGAGCCACATGA
- a CDS encoding alpha/beta hydrolase family protein — MSHLPSAIRHSRRTLRPRHLGWAALAYAGVVLAGAFLGAEITLRSKTRRVKGVFVPVGRRGNSVFLPASAETLSRGPIGIVPLLPNKGHAVLGERKVVGTLVRREVQQERGVLPNGALAWASTFVYNGTPAQLGVEFEHTAVHTPLGDMPAWHIPPSGDVPGRADTLVIVVHGHGGQRAQALRMLPALQRTGTGSLFVTFRNAHGAPASPQGYLTLGDQEAEDVLAALHWARDAGYKRAVLYGFSMGGNIALSVLRRRHRPYPLPILGVMLDCPALDWRDTIRSQGVRVGIPAFMARHVARFVERIVTHRSGQDFDTVDQIAAAPTFDVPMILWHGTRDRTIPVGQADRLAAARPDLIEYHRVEGGKHIRVWNIDPEQYDAQLETFIARVVPEAQG, encoded by the coding sequence ATGAGCCATCTGCCATCTGCCATCCGCCATTCGCGCCGCACACTCCGCCCACGGCATCTCGGCTGGGCCGCCCTGGCTTACGCCGGGGTGGTGCTGGCGGGTGCGTTCCTGGGTGCGGAGATCACGTTGCGTAGTAAGACGCGCCGCGTGAAGGGCGTGTTCGTGCCGGTGGGGCGGCGGGGGAACAGTGTGTTCCTGCCGGCCAGTGCCGAGACGCTCTCGCGCGGGCCGATCGGGATCGTGCCACTCCTGCCGAACAAGGGGCACGCGGTGCTGGGCGAGCGGAAGGTCGTGGGGACGCTGGTGCGCCGCGAGGTGCAACAGGAACGGGGCGTGCTGCCGAACGGCGCGCTCGCGTGGGCCAGTACGTTCGTGTACAACGGCACGCCCGCGCAACTGGGCGTCGAGTTCGAGCACACGGCCGTTCACACGCCACTGGGCGACATGCCCGCGTGGCACATTCCGCCCAGTGGTGACGTGCCGGGCCGCGCGGACACGCTGGTGATCGTCGTTCACGGACACGGTGGTCAGCGCGCCCAGGCGTTGCGGATGCTCCCGGCCTTGCAGCGCACCGGGACGGGCAGCCTGTTCGTCACGTTCCGTAACGCGCATGGCGCTCCGGCCTCCCCGCAGGGCTACCTGACGCTGGGCGACCAGGAAGCCGAGGACGTACTGGCCGCGCTGCACTGGGCCAGAGACGCCGGGTACAAGCGCGCCGTGCTGTACGGATTCTCGATGGGCGGCAACATCGCCCTGAGCGTCCTGCGCCGCAGGCACCGTCCGTACCCGCTGCCGATCCTGGGCGTCATGCTGGACTGCCCCGCGCTGGACTGGCGGGACACCATCCGCTCGCAGGGTGTCCGCGTGGGCATCCCGGCGTTCATGGCGCGGCACGTGGCACGCTTCGTCGAACGGATCGTCACGCACCGCAGCGGTCAGGACTTCGACACCGTCGATCAGATCGCCGCCGCGCCCACCTTCGACGTGCCCATGATCCTGTGGCACGGCACCCGCGACCGCACCATTCCCGTCGGGCAGGCCGACCGTCTGGCCGCCGCCCGCCCCGACCTGATCGAATACCACCGCGTGGAAGGCGGCAAGCACATCCGCGTGTGGAACATCGACCCCGAGCAGTACGACGCTCAACTGGAAACCTTCATCGCCCGCGTGGTACCGGAGGCCCAGGGGTGA
- a CDS encoding thiolase family protein, producing MRDAVIVSAVRTPVGRGIKGTLANTRPDDLAALVLNEAVKRAGIDAALVEDVYFGCAIPEAEQGLNIARLAALRAGLPDSVGGVTINRFCSSGLQTIAMAAAAIQTGQADVMLAGGVESMSMLPMSGHNPSPNLDLVDARPGAYIGMGMTAENVAAKYGISREDQDAFAFRSHQRAAAAQDAGKFDAEIVPVPVRVDKVKGTKVKSETINFDKDELIRRDANLADMAKVRPAFKATGSVSAANSSPFSDGAAAVLIMSAEKAQELGLKPLAKFVGFAVAGVDPELMGIGPVKAIPKVLAQTGLTLADIDLIELNEAFAAQSLAVARELGLNQEIMNVNGGAIALGHPLGCSGAKLATTAIYELGRRGGGKALITMCIGGGMGAAGVLEVYGQEQAAD from the coding sequence ATGCGTGACGCTGTTATTGTTTCTGCTGTTCGGACGCCCGTTGGGCGTGGTATCAAAGGCACCCTGGCGAACACCCGCCCCGACGATCTGGCGGCGCTGGTGCTGAACGAGGCCGTGAAGCGCGCCGGGATCGACGCGGCGCTGGTCGAGGACGTGTACTTCGGGTGCGCGATCCCCGAGGCCGAGCAGGGCCTGAACATCGCGCGTCTGGCGGCGCTGCGGGCGGGTCTGCCGGACAGCGTGGGTGGTGTGACCATCAACCGCTTCTGCTCCAGCGGCCTTCAGACGATTGCGATGGCGGCGGCTGCCATTCAGACCGGTCAGGCGGACGTGATGCTGGCGGGCGGCGTGGAGAGCATGAGTATGCTGCCCATGAGCGGTCACAACCCCAGCCCGAACCTGGACCTCGTGGACGCCCGGCCCGGCGCGTACATCGGGATGGGCATGACGGCCGAGAACGTCGCCGCGAAGTACGGCATCAGCCGTGAGGATCAGGATGCGTTCGCATTCCGCAGTCACCAGCGGGCGGCGGCGGCGCAGGATGCCGGGAAGTTCGACGCCGAGATCGTGCCCGTGCCGGTGCGCGTGGATAAGGTCAAGGGCACGAAGGTGAAGTCCGAGACCATCAACTTCGATAAGGACGAACTGATCCGCCGGGACGCGAACCTCGCGGACATGGCCAAGGTCCGCCCGGCGTTCAAGGCGACCGGTTCGGTCAGTGCGGCGAACAGCAGTCCCTTCAGTGACGGCGCGGCCGCTGTGCTGATCATGAGTGCCGAGAAGGCGCAGGAGCTGGGCCTGAAACCCCTGGCGAAGTTCGTGGGCTTCGCGGTGGCGGGCGTGGACCCGGAACTGATGGGGATCGGCCCCGTGAAGGCCATTCCCAAGGTGCTGGCGCAGACGGGCCTGACCCTGGCCGACATCGACCTGATCGAACTGAACGAGGCGTTCGCGGCGCAATCCCTGGCCGTCGCGCGTGAACTGGGCCTGAATCAGGAGATCATGAACGTGAACGGCGGCGCCATCGCGCTGGGCCACCCGCTGGGCTGCAGCGGCGCGAAACTCGCCACGACCGCCATCTACGAACTGGGTCGCCGGGGCGGCGGGAAGGCCCTGATCACCATGTGCATCGGCGGCGGCATGGGCGCGGCCGGCGTGCTGGAAGTGTACGGGCAGGAGCAGGCCGCCGACTGA
- a CDS encoding cation:proton antiporter has translation MTRILPLLALASGSALAASSSGTANLLFSLFWVVLAASVFGVIASKLGVPAVVGQVLAGILIGPSLLNLARPDEFLLSLAELGAVFLLFMVGLETRFRDLLAVGKEALLVAVLGIVIPLALGFGFGLFQGQGNVSALFVGTALVATSVGITAKVLQEMGVLDARFAQVILGAAVIDDILGLTLLAVVSGLGAGESMGAAQVALILGLSVGFVALVLAVGIPLIRRFQPRLQNLSLARMFNVAIVVGLGVAAMSTVAGLAPIIGAFLAGMVLAEVKDEVEFESKVHALEAFLAPIFFVVVGLQLDLSVLGTPTVIIAGLILTVLAVIGKVVGGLLGARSMGGQQALLVGVGMVPRGEVGLIVASLGLGAGIINGNVYAEVLLMVLLTTVLAPLALRVLARRAGPDAIAAKA, from the coding sequence GTGACCCGTATTCTTCCGCTGCTGGCCCTGGCGTCCGGGAGTGCCCTGGCGGCCAGCTCGTCCGGTACGGCCAATCTTCTGTTCAGTCTGTTCTGGGTGGTGCTGGCCGCGTCCGTGTTCGGGGTGATCGCCTCGAAACTGGGTGTTCCGGCCGTGGTGGGGCAGGTGCTGGCCGGTATCCTGATCGGCCCGAGTCTGCTGAACCTGGCCCGCCCGGACGAGTTCCTGCTGAGCCTCGCGGAGCTGGGCGCGGTGTTCCTGCTGTTCATGGTGGGTCTCGAAACCCGGTTCCGGGACCTGCTGGCTGTGGGGAAGGAGGCGCTGCTGGTGGCGGTGCTGGGCATCGTGATTCCGCTGGCGCTGGGCTTCGGCTTCGGGCTGTTCCAGGGGCAGGGGAATGTCAGTGCGCTGTTCGTGGGCACGGCGCTGGTCGCCACGTCCGTGGGCATCACCGCCAAGGTGCTTCAGGAGATGGGCGTGCTGGACGCCCGGTTCGCGCAGGTGATCCTGGGCGCGGCCGTCATCGACGACATCCTGGGCCTGACGCTGCTGGCCGTCGTGAGCGGCCTGGGTGCGGGTGAGAGCATGGGCGCGGCGCAGGTCGCGTTGATCCTGGGCCTCAGCGTGGGCTTCGTGGCGCTGGTCCTGGCGGTCGGCATTCCCCTGATCCGCCGCTTCCAGCCCCGGTTGCAGAACCTCAGTCTGGCGCGCATGTTCAACGTGGCCATCGTGGTCGGTCTGGGCGTCGCGGCCATGAGTACCGTCGCGGGCCTCGCGCCGATCATCGGGGCGTTCCTGGCGGGCATGGTGCTGGCCGAGGTGAAGGACGAAGTGGAATTCGAGTCGAAAGTCCACGCGCTGGAGGCGTTCCTGGCCCCGATCTTCTTCGTGGTCGTCGGGTTGCAACTGGACCTGAGCGTGCTGGGCACGCCCACCGTGATCATCGCGGGCCTGATCCTGACCGTGCTGGCCGTGATCGGCAAGGTCGTGGGTGGCCTGCTGGGCGCGCGCAGCATGGGCGGGCAGCAGGCGCTGCTGGTCGGTGTGGGTATGGTCCCGCGCGGCGAGGTCGGCCTGATCGTCGCCAGCCTGGGCCTGGGTGCCGGGATCATCAATGGGAACGTGTACGCCGAGGTGCTGCTGATGGTGCTGCTCACGACCGTCCTGGCCCCGCTGGCCCTGCGTGTTCTGGCCCGCCGGGCGGGACCGGACGCCATCGCCGCGAAAGCCTGA
- a CDS encoding 23S rRNA (cytosine(2499)-C(5))-methyltransferase, whose protein sequence is MQDAAPTPRSRLRLRVSPAAETHIRAGHPWVYESSLRDQNREGDAGELAVIYDRRDRFLAIGLFDPDSPLRVRVLHQGAPATLDDAWWAARLDAALLRRAPLFGPDTDGYRAVNGESDGWPGLVVDRYADTLVVKLYTAAWFPHLERVLDLLEARFPGSGVVLRLSRNIQVRAAAAGLHDGQVLAGAVPDGPVVFHETGLAFEADVLRGQKTGFFLDQRENRRRVERYARDRRVLNAFSFSGGFSLYAARGGAAHVISLDLSAHALRSAERNYALNPKLAAPHETVQADVFEWLTETRAEFDMVILDPPSLARREAERTGAIRAYGKLAADGIRRLARGGILVSASCSAHVSADEFWAAVREAAGRSGRTWKELHTSQHAPDHHATFAEAQYLKAIFIQLD, encoded by the coding sequence ATGCAGGACGCCGCTCCCACTCCCCGTTCCCGCCTGAGACTGCGGGTCTCTCCGGCCGCCGAGACGCACATCCGCGCCGGGCACCCCTGGGTGTACGAATCGAGCCTGCGCGACCAGAACCGTGAGGGTGACGCCGGTGAACTGGCCGTGATCTACGACCGCCGCGACCGGTTCCTGGCGATCGGACTGTTCGACCCGGACAGCCCGCTGCGCGTGCGGGTGCTGCACCAGGGTGCGCCCGCCACGCTGGACGACGCGTGGTGGGCGGCCCGCCTGGACGCCGCCCTGCTGCGCCGCGCGCCGCTGTTCGGCCCGGACACCGACGGGTACCGCGCCGTGAACGGCGAATCCGACGGCTGGCCCGGACTGGTCGTGGACCGCTACGCGGACACGCTGGTCGTGAAGCTGTACACCGCCGCGTGGTTCCCGCACCTGGAACGCGTGCTGGACCTCCTCGAAGCCCGCTTTCCCGGCAGTGGGGTCGTGCTGCGCCTGAGCCGCAACATTCAGGTACGCGCCGCCGCCGCCGGCCTGCACGACGGTCAGGTGCTGGCGGGCGCCGTCCCGGACGGCCCGGTCGTGTTCCACGAGACCGGACTGGCGTTCGAGGCGGACGTGCTGCGCGGCCAGAAGACCGGCTTCTTCCTGGATCAGCGGGAGAACCGCCGCCGGGTGGAACGGTACGCGCGTGACCGCCGCGTCCTGAACGCCTTCTCGTTCAGCGGAGGCTTCAGCCTGTACGCCGCGCGGGGCGGCGCGGCCCACGTGATCAGCCTGGACCTCAGCGCGCACGCCCTGCGCAGCGCCGAGCGCAACTACGCCCTGAACCCGAAACTCGCTGCGCCGCACGAGACGGTGCAGGCCGACGTGTTCGAATGGCTGACCGAAACGCGGGCCGAGTTCGACATGGTGATCCTCGACCCACCCTCACTGGCGCGGCGTGAGGCGGAACGCACGGGCGCGATCCGCGCGTACGGCAAACTGGCCGCCGACGGCATCCGCCGCCTCGCGCGGGGCGGGATTCTGGTCAGCGCGTCGTGCTCCGCGCACGTCAGCGCCGACGAGTTCTGGGCGGCCGTGCGCGAGGCCGCAGGTCGCAGCGGCCGCACCTGGAAGGAACTGCACACCAGTCAGCACGCCCCGGACCACCACGCGACCTTCGCGGAGGCGCAGTACCTCAAGGCGATCTTCATTCAGCTCGACTGA
- a CDS encoding DUF6691 family protein → MISTTPTPTATGRPPTTSTAHLLLRQWPFLITGLLFGVLLIKSEAASWYRIQEMFRFQSIHMYGLMGSAVLTGLITTTLLRRAGPRALNGETIHVPAKTGPTSRYVLGGLIFGLGWGLAGVCPGPIFALLGSSLLPMLIVLAAALVGTWAFGAVQKLL, encoded by the coding sequence ATGATCAGCACCACGCCCACCCCGACCGCCACCGGCCGCCCGCCGACCACCTCCACCGCGCACCTGCTGCTGCGGCAGTGGCCGTTCCTGATCACCGGGCTGCTGTTCGGCGTGCTGCTGATCAAATCCGAGGCCGCCAGCTGGTACCGCATTCAGGAGATGTTCCGCTTTCAGTCCATTCACATGTACGGCCTGATGGGCAGCGCCGTCCTGACCGGACTGATCACCACCACCCTGCTACGCCGCGCCGGACCGCGCGCCCTGAACGGCGAGACCATCCACGTCCCCGCCAAGACCGGACCCACCAGCCGGTACGTGCTGGGCGGCCTGATCTTCGGACTGGGCTGGGGACTGGCCGGCGTGTGCCCCGGACCGATCTTCGCGCTGCTGGGCAGCAGCCTGCTCCCCATGCTGATCGTGCTGGCCGCCGCCCTGGTCGGCACCTGGGCCTTCGGCGCCGTGCAGAAACTGCTGTAA
- a CDS encoding YeeE/YedE family protein, giving the protein MPELLRLLQEPWPWYVSGPLIGLTVPLLLLLGNRAFGISSNLRHACAILLPNAAKPSLFRYDWRAQSWNLMFAAGLILGGVVAATLMRDPQPAQLTGAAVQSLGALGVQVQPGLLPAELTDLTRPATWGLLILSGLLVGFGTRYAGGCTSGHAITGLSTLQLPSLIATVSFFAGGILSANLLLPLFLR; this is encoded by the coding sequence GTGCCTGAGCTGCTGCGCCTGCTTCAGGAACCCTGGCCGTGGTACGTGAGCGGCCCCCTGATCGGCCTGACCGTGCCGCTGCTGCTGCTGCTCGGCAACCGCGCCTTCGGGATCTCCTCGAACCTGCGCCACGCCTGCGCCATCCTGCTGCCCAACGCGGCCAAACCCAGCCTCTTCCGCTACGACTGGCGCGCCCAGAGCTGGAACCTGATGTTCGCCGCCGGACTGATCCTGGGCGGCGTGGTGGCCGCCACGCTCATGCGCGACCCGCAGCCCGCGCAGCTGACCGGCGCAGCCGTGCAGAGCCTCGGCGCGCTGGGCGTGCAGGTGCAGCCCGGCCTGCTCCCGGCCGAACTGACCGACCTGACCCGCCCCGCCACGTGGGGCCTGCTGATCCTGTCGGGCCTGCTGGTGGGTTTTGGCACCCGCTACGCCGGAGGCTGCACCAGCGGGCACGCCATCACGGGCCTGAGCACCCTGCAACTGCCCAGCCTGATCGCCACCGTCTCGTTCTTCGCGGGCGGCATTCTCAGCGCCAACCTGCTGCTGCCCCTGTTCCTGAGGTGA
- the dinB gene encoding DNA polymerase IV, whose amino-acid sequence MPDLPPRKIIHVDMDAFYASVEQRDDPALRGAPLAVAWGGRRSVVLTASYEARPFGVRSAMPLYRALERCPDLVVVPPRFEAYREVSRQIRAVFQTFTPLVEPLSLDEAYLDVTAPIRGGPSATRIAQAIRADIRAQTGLSATAGVSVNKFLAKLASGMNKPDGLTVILPDQVRALLDALPVGDFHGVGPATAAKLAGMGIHTGADLRAAPEAALRDRFGVHGAHFSRIARGLDDRPVQPDRPHKSIGAEETYADDLRGVPAVLERLPILAAQVQRRLEHAGLTARTVVLKLKFSDRSVITRRVTLPHPVSAAPDLTRAAARLLTPELLLGRSVRLAGITAASLVPAGQQPTQPLLLGG is encoded by the coding sequence GTGCCTGACCTGCCCCCACGCAAGATCATTCACGTGGACATGGACGCCTTCTACGCCTCGGTCGAGCAGCGCGACGACCCGGCCCTGCGCGGCGCGCCACTGGCCGTCGCGTGGGGCGGGCGGCGCTCGGTGGTCCTGACCGCCAGTTACGAGGCCCGCCCGTTCGGCGTGCGCAGCGCCATGCCGCTGTACCGCGCGCTGGAACGCTGCCCGGACCTCGTGGTCGTCCCGCCCCGCTTCGAGGCGTACCGGGAGGTCAGCCGCCAGATCCGCGCGGTCTTCCAGACCTTCACGCCGCTCGTCGAGCCGCTCTCACTGGACGAGGCGTACCTGGACGTCACCGCGCCCATCCGGGGCGGCCCCAGCGCCACCCGCATCGCGCAGGCCATCCGCGCCGACATCCGCGCGCAGACCGGCCTGAGCGCCACCGCCGGGGTCAGCGTGAACAAGTTCCTGGCGAAACTCGCCAGCGGCATGAACAAACCCGACGGCCTGACCGTCATCCTGCCGGATCAGGTGCGCGCCCTGCTGGACGCCCTGCCCGTCGGTGACTTTCACGGGGTCGGCCCGGCCACCGCCGCGAAACTCGCGGGCATGGGCATTCACACGGGCGCGGACCTGCGCGCCGCGCCGGAAGCCGCGCTACGCGACCGTTTCGGCGTGCACGGCGCGCACTTCTCGCGGATCGCGCGCGGCCTGGACGACCGGCCGGTGCAGCCCGACCGCCCGCACAAGAGCATCGGCGCCGAGGAAACGTACGCCGACGACCTGCGCGGCGTGCCCGCCGTTCTGGAGCGCCTGCCCATCCTGGCCGCGCAGGTGCAGCGCCGCCTGGAGCACGCCGGGCTGACTGCCCGGACGGTCGTCCTGAAACTCAAGTTCAGTGACCGCAGCGTCATCACGCGCCGCGTCACGCTGCCGCACCCGGTCAGCGCCGCCCCGGACCTGACCCGCGCCGCCGCCCGCCTCCTGACCCCGGAACTGCTGCTGGGCCGTAGCGTCCGGCTGGCCGGAATCACGGCCGCCAGCCTCGTGCCCGCCGGGCAGCAGCCCACGCAACCGCTGCTGCTGGGCGGCTAA
- a CDS encoding HAD family hydrolase, whose protein sequence is MNAPIRAVILDLDDTLFDDTACTHAGLRAVARAHGLSVDPADLFARHAAHIRAIDPLLFSGQLDAHGARVRRFTGLLTELGAPDPDGEAATLTYRAAYRQHWQLLPGAPEVLRDLRAAGLRLAVLTNYVREVQGQKLAHFGLDAMVDAVLCVEDVPAAKPDPRAYHAACAALDVTPAQAVMIGDSWEKDVQGARNAGLRAVWVSRTGLPAQEPGVPVVSRLADLPVTLGLVPA, encoded by the coding sequence GTGAACGCACCGATCCGCGCCGTGATTCTGGACCTGGACGACACCCTCTTCGACGACACGGCCTGCACGCACGCGGGCCTGCGCGCCGTGGCGCGGGCGCATGGCCTGAGCGTGGACCCGGCCGATCTGTTCGCGCGGCACGCGGCGCACATCCGCGCCATCGACCCGCTGCTGTTCAGCGGTCAGCTGGACGCGCACGGCGCGCGCGTGCGGCGCTTCACGGGCCTGCTGACCGAACTGGGCGCCCCCGACCCGGACGGCGAGGCCGCCACCCTCACGTACCGCGCCGCGTACCGCCAGCACTGGCAACTGCTGCCCGGCGCGCCGGAAGTCCTGCGTGACCTGCGGGCCGCCGGGCTGCGGCTGGCCGTCCTGACCAACTACGTGCGCGAGGTGCAGGGGCAGAAACTCGCGCACTTTGGGCTGGACGCCATGGTGGACGCCGTGCTGTGCGTGGAGGACGTACCCGCCGCCAAACCCGACCCCCGCGCGTACCACGCCGCCTGCGCCGCGCTGGACGTCACGCCCGCGCAGGCCGTGATGATCGGGGATTCCTGGGAGAAGGACGTGCAGGGCGCCCGGAACGCCGGACTGCGCGCCGTGTGGGTCAGCCGGACCGGGCTGCCTGCCCAGGAACCCGGTGTGCCGGTCGTGTCGCGGCTGGCGGACCTGCCCGTCACGCTGGGCCTCGTGCCCGCCTGA